A genomic segment from Clostridium pasteurianum BC1 encodes:
- the istB gene encoding IS21-like element helper ATPase IstB, whose translation MKDETNINTNIKRLLKQFRLPDIYDRYDEEVNYAIENKIGYREFLYKLLALEEQGKMERLKMRNIKNACFDAYKTIEDFHFNFPKHINQTKVIDLATLSFMEKKENVVFIGPPGLGKSHLSIAIGIKACEKGKSVRFVNAIELVDELYNAIDSGNLKQKFKKLSKIDLLIIDDIGYLKMDKEKESLFFQLIRQRYEKSSLIVTTNLPFERWDEIFTSELAATAVLDRLLHHSHVISITGDSHRVNRYLQEE comes from the coding sequence ATGAAGGATGAAACTAATATAAACACTAATATAAAGCGCTTGCTAAAACAGTTTAGGCTTCCCGATATATATGATAGATATGACGAAGAAGTTAATTATGCCATAGAAAATAAAATTGGTTATAGAGAATTCTTGTACAAGCTTTTGGCGCTCGAAGAGCAAGGAAAAATGGAACGTCTAAAAATGAGGAACATTAAAAATGCCTGTTTTGATGCATATAAAACAATCGAAGATTTTCATTTCAACTTTCCCAAACATATTAATCAAACGAAAGTTATTGATTTGGCTACTTTAAGTTTTATGGAAAAGAAAGAAAATGTAGTTTTTATTGGGCCTCCCGGCCTTGGTAAAAGTCATTTATCCATTGCAATAGGTATTAAAGCCTGTGAGAAAGGTAAATCTGTTCGTTTTGTCAATGCAATTGAACTAGTTGATGAATTATATAATGCAATAGATTCTGGTAATCTAAAACAAAAATTTAAGAAATTATCAAAAATAGACTTACTTATAATAGATGATATTGGTTATTTAAAAATGGATAAAGAAAAAGAGAGTTTATTTTTTCAGTTAATCCGCCAAAGATACGAAAAAAGCTCTCTAATAGTAACAACAAACTTACCGTTTGAAAGATGGGACGAGATATTCACTAGTGAATTAGCGGCTACTGCTGTACTAGATAGGCTTCTTCACCATTCCCACGTCATAAGTATAACAGGCGATAGCCATAGAGTAAATAGGTATTTACAGGAGGAATAA
- the istA gene encoding IS21 family transposase yields the protein MKDLRDWHTVKNMYNKGVPIKQIARELNMSKNTVKSLIKKEEEPKYSRSPRVTKIDKFKDIIREWFLDKQYDFNGTRIYNELCKLGYDGTINPIYRYLETLNEKKGSISQRATVRFETPPGDQAQFDWGEYITVIAGENVKIYCFTMILSYSRKKAAVCSLSANGVAIYEAIQDLFIELEGVTKELLIDNPKALVISHKKGEEVEFNHSALKLFTYLGTEPNACRPLRPRTKGKIEKPFQYIENQFIKGSSFNSVYELNLEIKHFMRSWNKKIHGTTKRIPDEMFNEEKSSLKGFYKKIVIDTELEIRIVSTDSYVMVGTNKYSVPVKYVDRQVKIRIVYGYILEIYDLDLVLVKKWNILQGKNRKIQDKDDYKDIAVRVPSSIPEIRRVFEKTFRHGNEFYKLASRVTKQPHFHAREFLKLKDLYDIADLDIILKHCIDSNVLKIDGIKSLIKEKYLELIIEHERVELIFTKPNKNKDTNMNEEGLIRHLSYYGKGAKNEG from the coding sequence GTGAAAGACTTGAGAGATTGGCATACAGTGAAAAATATGTATAACAAAGGGGTTCCAATAAAGCAAATAGCTAGAGAACTTAATATGTCAAAAAATACTGTTAAAAGTTTAATCAAAAAGGAGGAAGAACCAAAATATTCAAGATCACCAAGAGTAACTAAAATTGATAAATTTAAAGATATTATTAGAGAATGGTTTTTAGATAAGCAGTATGATTTCAATGGTACAAGAATCTATAATGAATTGTGTAAATTAGGATACGATGGAACTATAAATCCAATATATAGGTATCTTGAAACTCTGAATGAAAAAAAAGGTAGCATTAGTCAAAGAGCTACTGTTAGATTTGAAACTCCGCCAGGAGATCAAGCACAATTTGACTGGGGAGAATACATAACAGTTATAGCTGGTGAAAATGTTAAAATATACTGTTTTACCATGATATTATCTTATTCTAGAAAAAAAGCTGCAGTATGTTCGCTATCCGCTAATGGCGTAGCCATTTATGAAGCCATACAAGACTTATTTATAGAACTTGAAGGTGTAACTAAGGAACTTCTTATAGATAATCCAAAGGCATTAGTAATAAGTCATAAAAAAGGAGAAGAAGTAGAGTTTAACCACAGTGCTTTAAAGTTATTCACATATCTTGGGACAGAGCCGAATGCCTGCCGGCCTCTAAGACCAAGGACAAAAGGTAAGATAGAAAAGCCATTTCAATACATTGAAAATCAATTCATTAAAGGAAGCAGCTTTAACAGTGTGTATGAACTTAACTTAGAAATTAAGCATTTTATGAGGTCATGGAATAAAAAGATTCATGGAACTACTAAAAGAATACCTGATGAAATGTTTAATGAAGAAAAGAGCAGCTTAAAAGGATTTTATAAGAAAATAGTTATTGATACAGAATTAGAAATAAGGATTGTTAGTACGGACTCTTATGTTATGGTTGGAACTAATAAGTATAGTGTTCCCGTCAAATATGTGGATAGACAGGTAAAAATAAGAATAGTATATGGGTATATTCTAGAAATATATGATCTTGATTTAGTTCTCGTTAAAAAATGGAATATACTTCAGGGTAAAAATAGAAAAATTCAAGATAAAGATGATTATAAGGATATTGCAGTAAGAGTACCAAGTTCTATTCCTGAAATTAGAAGGGTATTTGAAAAAACATTTAGACATGGTAATGAGTTTTACAAATTGGCTTCACGGGTTACAAAGCAGCCTCACTTTCATGCAAGAGAATTTTTAAAACTGAAAGATCTATATGATATAGCTGATTTAGATATCATTCTTAAGCATTGTATAGATAGTAACGTATTAAAAATAGATGGAATAAAGTCTTTAATTAAAGAAAAATATCTAGAACTAATAATTGAGCATGAGAGAGTAGAATTAATATTTACTAAACCTAATAAAAATAAGGATACTAATATGAATGAAGAAGGTTTAATAAGACATCTTTCTTACTATGGGAAAGGGGCTAAAAATGAAGGATGA